From a single Bradyrhizobium sediminis genomic region:
- a CDS encoding indolepyruvate ferredoxin oxidoreductase family protein: MTLMQVGLDDKYRLEAKRIYLSGTQALVRLPMLQRERDRIQGLNTAGFISGYRGSPLGMYDNALWRAKPFLQSHDIAFVPGLNEDLAATAVWGSQQVGLFPGAKVDGVFGIWYGKGPGVDRSADALKHANSAGSARHGGVLALAGDDHGCQSSTLAHQSEQIFAAALMPILNPATLQDYLDLGTYGFALSRFSGCWVGFKAISETVESSASIYSDPSRIQVVLPTDFEMPPGGLNIRWPDPPLEAERRLHGAKMAAVAAFARANQLDRVVLDSKPARLGIIATGKAYLDLRQAMADLGISERDAQELGLRIYKVAMTWPLEENGAKGFAEGLQDVLVVEEKRGFIEDQLVRILYNMDASRRPSVVGKRDESGAVLLPSEGELTPTMVAAALVSRLRRLGHQSPALEQRLARLEAFEHPATVRAPLALQRTPYFCSGCPHNTSTKVPEGSRAMAGIGCHGMALSIPSRRTATISHMGAEGVNWIGQAPFTSEPHIFQNLGDGTYTHSGLLALRAASASGVSITYKILYNDAVAMTGGQPAEGGLTVSQIAHQVWAEGAKRVAVVSDDPAKYPSKDYFPQGATVHHRRELDQVQRELREVKGLTVMIYDQTCAAEKRRRRKRGLYPDPPKRVFINDLVCEGCGDCSQTSNCVSVQPLDTEFGRKRQIDQSNCNKDYSCVEGFCPSFVTVHGGTLKKAETSAVDSGQLFADLPLPPRRELDGPYNILVTGIGGTGVITIGALLGMAAHLDGRGCSALDFTGLSQKNGAVMSHVRIAPAPEDIATVRIASGGADLILGCDIVVSANDTALSRVERGATRAIVNADLQPTASFVMNPDIDFEMNAMQGALREAIGDRNLDILDATGIASALMGDSIATNSFLLGYAFQKGTIPLSLEAILRAIEINGAAIEMNKQAFSWGRLAAHDLARVRSVIQFRSRAAAPATRTLDETIAYRAKFLSEYQDQSYADSYLAAVARVRTAETKTAPGSSELTEAVAKNLFKLMAYKDEYEVARLYTDGSFAAKLGEKFDGDVRLKFYLAPPVFARRDKATGHLLKKEYGGWMMHAFRQLARLKFLRGTAFDPFGYTAERKTERRLIDDYLAMIEQRSANLKDEQIPLLARLARLPETIRGYGHIKEQSIGKAMAEKARLEAELENNCLAVAAE; this comes from the coding sequence AACGCGACCGCATCCAGGGGCTCAACACCGCCGGATTCATCTCCGGTTATCGCGGCTCGCCGCTCGGCATGTACGACAACGCGTTGTGGCGCGCCAAACCGTTCCTGCAGTCGCACGATATCGCTTTTGTCCCCGGACTGAACGAGGACCTTGCGGCAACCGCGGTCTGGGGCAGCCAGCAGGTAGGACTGTTTCCCGGCGCCAAGGTCGATGGCGTGTTCGGGATCTGGTACGGCAAGGGGCCCGGCGTGGATCGCTCGGCCGACGCGCTGAAGCACGCCAATTCGGCGGGCTCGGCGCGGCATGGCGGGGTTCTGGCGCTGGCCGGCGACGATCATGGCTGCCAATCCTCCACGCTCGCGCACCAGAGCGAACAGATCTTTGCCGCAGCCCTGATGCCGATCCTCAATCCGGCGACGCTGCAGGACTACCTCGATCTCGGAACCTACGGCTTTGCGCTTTCCCGCTTCTCCGGCTGCTGGGTCGGCTTCAAGGCGATCTCGGAAACCGTCGAGAGTTCGGCCTCGATCTACAGCGATCCATCCCGCATTCAGGTGGTGCTGCCGACGGACTTCGAGATGCCGCCGGGCGGACTGAACATCCGATGGCCCGATCCTCCGCTCGAAGCGGAGCGGCGGCTGCACGGTGCGAAAATGGCGGCCGTCGCAGCCTTTGCGCGCGCCAACCAGCTCGACCGCGTCGTGCTCGACAGCAAGCCGGCGCGGCTCGGCATCATCGCCACCGGCAAGGCCTACCTGGATCTGCGGCAGGCGATGGCCGACCTCGGTATCAGCGAGCGCGACGCCCAGGAACTGGGGTTGCGCATCTACAAGGTCGCGATGACCTGGCCGCTCGAAGAGAACGGCGCGAAAGGCTTTGCCGAAGGCCTGCAGGATGTGCTGGTGGTCGAGGAAAAGCGCGGCTTCATCGAAGATCAGCTGGTGCGAATTCTCTACAACATGGACGCATCGAGGCGACCATCGGTGGTCGGCAAGCGCGACGAATCCGGCGCGGTGCTGCTGCCGAGCGAGGGCGAGCTGACGCCGACCATGGTCGCAGCAGCCCTGGTTTCGCGCCTGCGCCGCCTCGGTCACCAAAGTCCGGCTCTGGAACAGCGGCTGGCGCGGCTCGAAGCATTCGAACACCCGGCGACGGTGCGCGCGCCGCTGGCGCTGCAGCGGACGCCTTATTTCTGTTCGGGTTGCCCGCACAACACCTCCACCAAGGTACCGGAGGGCAGCCGCGCGATGGCCGGCATCGGTTGTCACGGCATGGCGCTGTCGATTCCGAGCCGCCGCACCGCGACCATCTCGCATATGGGCGCCGAGGGCGTGAACTGGATCGGCCAGGCGCCGTTCACCTCGGAGCCGCACATCTTCCAGAATCTCGGCGACGGCACCTACACCCATTCGGGCCTGCTGGCGCTGCGAGCGGCTTCGGCCTCGGGCGTCAGCATCACCTACAAGATCCTCTACAACGACGCCGTCGCCATGACCGGCGGCCAGCCCGCCGAGGGCGGCCTGACCGTCTCGCAGATCGCCCACCAGGTGTGGGCCGAAGGCGCCAAGCGCGTCGCGGTCGTCTCGGACGATCCGGCGAAATACCCGAGCAAGGATTACTTCCCGCAAGGCGCCACGGTGCACCACCGCCGCGAGCTCGATCAGGTTCAGCGCGAGCTGCGCGAGGTCAAGGGTCTCACCGTTATGATCTACGACCAGACCTGCGCTGCCGAGAAGCGCCGCCGCCGCAAGCGCGGCCTTTATCCGGATCCGCCGAAGCGGGTCTTCATCAACGATCTCGTCTGCGAGGGCTGCGGCGATTGCTCGCAGACCTCCAATTGCGTGTCGGTGCAGCCGCTCGACACCGAATTCGGGCGCAAGCGGCAGATCGACCAGTCGAACTGCAACAAGGACTATTCCTGTGTCGAGGGATTTTGTCCGAGCTTCGTCACCGTCCATGGCGGCACGCTGAAGAAGGCGGAAACCTCCGCGGTCGATTCAGGCCAGCTGTTCGCCGACCTTCCGCTGCCGCCGCGGCGCGAACTGGACGGGCCATACAACATCCTCGTCACCGGCATCGGCGGCACCGGGGTCATCACCATCGGCGCACTTCTGGGCATGGCCGCCCATCTCGACGGCCGCGGCTGTTCGGCGCTGGACTTCACCGGGCTATCGCAAAAGAACGGCGCCGTGATGAGCCATGTCCGGATCGCACCGGCTCCCGAGGACATCGCCACGGTGCGGATCGCCTCTGGCGGCGCCGACCTCATTCTCGGCTGCGACATCGTGGTTTCCGCCAACGACACCGCGCTCAGCCGTGTCGAGCGCGGCGCGACCCGGGCCATCGTCAACGCCGACCTGCAGCCCACCGCAAGCTTCGTGATGAATCCCGATATCGATTTCGAGATGAATGCGATGCAGGGCGCGCTGCGCGAGGCCATCGGCGACAGGAATCTCGACATCCTCGACGCCACCGGCATTGCGTCGGCCCTGATGGGCGACAGCATCGCCACCAATTCGTTCCTGCTCGGCTATGCCTTCCAGAAGGGCACCATTCCGCTTTCGCTGGAAGCGATCCTGCGCGCCATCGAGATCAACGGCGCCGCAATCGAGATGAACAAGCAGGCGTTCTCCTGGGGCAGGCTGGCGGCGCACGATCTCGCACGCGTTCGCAGCGTCATCCAGTTCCGATCCCGCGCCGCGGCGCCGGCAACCCGGACGCTGGATGAAACGATCGCCTACCGGGCCAAGTTCCTGAGCGAGTACCAGGATCAGTCCTACGCCGACAGCTATCTCGCAGCGGTCGCCCGGGTTCGCACCGCCGAAACCAAGACCGCGCCCGGTTCCAGCGAACTCACCGAGGCGGTGGCGAAGAACCTGTTCAAGCTGATGGCCTACAAGGACGAATACGAGGTGGCGCGGCTCTACACCGACGGCTCCTTCGCCGCCAAGCTCGGCGAGAAATTCGACGGCGACGTCCGCCTCAAATTTTATCTCGCCCCACCCGTCTTCGCGCGCCGCGACAAGGCGACCGGCCATTTGCTGAAGAAGGAGTATGGCGGCTGGATGATGCACGCGTTCCGGCAGCTGGCGCGGCTCAAATTCCTGCGCGGCACGGCGTTCGATCCGTTCGGCTACACCGCCGAGCGGAAAACCGAACGCAGGCTGATCGACGACTACCTCGCGATGATCGAGCAACGCTCCGCAAATCTGAAGGACGAACAGATTCCGCTGCTGGCCAGACTGGCGCGGCTGCCGGAAACGATCCGCGGCTACGGCCACATCAAGGAACAGAGCATCGGCAAGGCGATGGCCGAGAAGGCGCGGCTGGAAGCGGAGCTGGAAAACAACTGTCTTGCTGTCGCCGCCGAATAG